In Candidatus Chlorohelix allophototropha, one DNA window encodes the following:
- a CDS encoding S9 family peptidase: MAEYKTLSELERENPGYWEPTLTSGMLSQLKNIGTPVWSPDGHTLFYPQDYNGRTDIIRLDLETGVSIQLTSDVEAGGLLRISQSALDVSPDGAILLYMSGKDGKLWCIPVRGGVAKRLTLQGEGLQFSASFSPDGKQVAYVTGYGDRIDLAVCDSDGESWGRKLNKTDHIVFDPQWVPGGKYLIYGEYDNRKFWWSETSINLLNLQTGESKTLVDGWGKNRVNDQPRPSPDGKWLAYVTEESGWANVQLLNLETGQATPFASAEFEQGEPVWSLDGRGIAYTVNRNCNVGISYTTCEGQTLVIENGEAVCTGLVFSPDGKRLAYLKQSVNFPPNIFVYDLALNTAKQVTHNTIGGLEQSGLVKAEAVHWTSPDGLNIEGLLFRPRKELPGKHPLLLHLHGGPVAQYNRRWDGSVQYWVNRGWAVIEPNFRGSTGYGRTFRNLLNGAWGNEDMLDNIGAVDYLTKEGLVNPRKVVAWGGSGGGYATMLLLGKFPELFKAGVALVGVSNFASFPDQTDRLARYLMQDLLGARPENYDLYVERSPVTYAANIKAPLLIMMGAEDKRVPAKQGEEMVDALKKAGKSDFEYVAYEGEGHGWRKSENIQDYYRRMERFLKHWVLERT, from the coding sequence ATGGCTGAATATAAAACGTTATCGGAGCTTGAACGTGAAAATCCCGGTTACTGGGAACCTACCCTGACCTCAGGAATGCTTTCGCAGCTAAAAAATATTGGTACTCCGGTATGGTCACCGGATGGACATACCCTTTTTTATCCCCAAGATTATAATGGTCGTACCGATATTATTCGCCTTGATCTTGAAACTGGAGTTTCAATTCAACTAACTTCCGATGTGGAGGCAGGCGGGCTTTTGCGAATTTCCCAAAGCGCTTTGGATGTATCTCCAGATGGCGCGATTTTGCTTTATATGAGTGGTAAGGATGGGAAATTATGGTGTATTCCGGTTAGGGGTGGCGTGGCTAAACGTCTGACATTGCAGGGAGAAGGGCTGCAATTTAGCGCCTCTTTCTCACCGGATGGCAAGCAAGTCGCTTATGTAACGGGCTATGGTGATCGTATAGACTTGGCTGTTTGCGACAGCGACGGCGAGAGTTGGGGTCGTAAGCTTAACAAAACCGATCACATCGTTTTTGATCCGCAATGGGTTCCGGGTGGTAAGTATTTGATCTATGGTGAGTATGATAACCGGAAATTTTGGTGGAGTGAAACCAGTATCAACCTTCTAAATCTACAAACCGGAGAAAGTAAAACGCTGGTGGATGGTTGGGGCAAAAACAGGGTAAATGACCAGCCTCGCCCCTCACCGGATGGGAAATGGCTTGCCTATGTAACTGAGGAAAGCGGGTGGGCTAACGTTCAACTTCTGAATCTTGAGACGGGTCAGGCAACACCCTTTGCATCGGCTGAATTTGAACAGGGCGAGCCGGTATGGTCACTGGATGGACGTGGTATTGCCTACACTGTAAACCGGAATTGTAATGTAGGGATAAGCTATACCACTTGCGAAGGTCAAACTTTGGTAATCGAGAATGGCGAAGCGGTTTGTACCGGACTGGTATTTTCACCGGACGGGAAGCGATTGGCTTATCTCAAGCAAAGTGTAAATTTCCCACCCAATATTTTTGTGTACGACCTTGCGCTGAATACCGCAAAACAAGTAACGCATAATACGATAGGAGGGTTAGAGCAGTCCGGTTTGGTTAAGGCTGAAGCGGTACACTGGACTAGCCCCGATGGGTTGAATATTGAAGGGCTGCTTTTCAGACCCCGCAAGGAGCTACCGGGTAAACACCCCTTATTGTTACATTTGCATGGTGGTCCGGTGGCACAATATAATCGCCGTTGGGACGGTAGCGTGCAATATTGGGTTAATCGGGGTTGGGCAGTGATTGAGCCGAATTTCCGGGGCAGTACCGGTTATGGTCGGACTTTCCGCAACCTCTTGAATGGGGCATGGGGCAATGAAGATATGCTCGATAATATCGGGGCGGTAGATTATCTGACTAAGGAAGGGTTGGTAAACCCCCGTAAAGTTGTAGCTTGGGGCGGTAGCGGTGGTGGTTATGCTACTATGCTGTTGCTCGGCAAATTCCCCGAACTATTCAAAGCGGGCGTGGCATTGGTGGGGGTTTCCAATTTCGCCAGCTTTCCCGATCAAACTGACCGACTTGCGCGCTATCTTATGCAAGATTTGCTCGGTGCACGTCCTGAAAATTACGACTTGTACGTAGAACGTTCACCAGTAACCTATGCCGCTAATATTAAAGCGCCTCTTTTGATTATGATGGGCGCTGAGGACAAGCGCGTTCCCGCTAAACAGGGTGAAGAAATGGTAGATGCACTCAAGAAAGCAGGTAAATCCGATTTCGAATATGTGGCATATGAAGGGGAAGGTCATGGCTGGCGCAAGTCCGAGAATATTCAGGACTACTACCGGCGGATGGAGCGCTTTCTGAAACATTGGGTGCTAGAGCGCACCTAG
- a CDS encoding MATE family efflux transporter, with translation MSKTQTKKEIVFEGEITPNRLRKQVWSLAWPTIGEQCLNLLVGLSDVFFVGHLTSTAVNQLGYGSAEALTSAALATFFTWVSFVIFSAVSIPATTLVARAYGAHDIKHAAHIGRQALVVGLITGIIVGIILHFSASYLILAFGASGNVAQIGTIYLETAAFGLPLWALLTIGNACLRGSGDTRTPLLIMLLVNSINIVGSALLVNGTLGFPIMGIRGAAMAAATAWTVGGLAVAIRLYKAPRLGNIGALYIPFGVKLEAATILAMLRIGLPTLGEQLAFQFGIFFFARMVVGLGTTNYAAHNAIISIDSIAFLPGMGFGIAATVLVGQCLGANRPDLAKRYAITSYQLGLVFMTFMGITFVLFPQFFLSILVNDPNVIEAATNPLRIAGMFDPLLATVFIFIGVLRGAGDTRYPMYARIISSCGVRFILGYIFIELIGLSLYGARLAMGLDSVVLSIMVVWRFKSGRWQSAIKDEPEQLEESSLPQLAAIQSSANE, from the coding sequence GTGAGCAAAACCCAAACGAAAAAGGAAATAGTATTTGAAGGGGAAATAACTCCAAACAGGTTACGTAAGCAAGTCTGGAGTTTGGCTTGGCCCACTATCGGAGAGCAATGTTTGAACCTGTTGGTAGGGCTTTCCGATGTGTTTTTCGTAGGTCATTTGACTTCAACGGCAGTGAATCAACTTGGATATGGCAGCGCCGAAGCATTAACCTCCGCTGCTTTGGCAACCTTCTTTACATGGGTGTCATTTGTAATATTCAGCGCAGTGAGCATTCCCGCTACCACACTGGTAGCGCGCGCTTATGGCGCACATGATATAAAACATGCTGCCCACATAGGACGGCAAGCACTGGTAGTTGGGCTGATTACGGGCATTATCGTGGGAATTATTCTCCACTTTTCTGCCAGTTACCTTATCTTAGCTTTTGGCGCAAGTGGAAATGTCGCACAGATTGGCACAATATATCTGGAAACCGCTGCTTTTGGCTTGCCGCTTTGGGCGCTTTTAACGATCGGTAATGCATGCCTACGTGGGTCGGGCGACACTCGTACCCCATTACTAATTATGCTACTGGTGAATAGCATAAATATTGTCGGTTCGGCGCTACTGGTAAACGGTACGCTTGGCTTCCCTATAATGGGCATTAGAGGAGCAGCTATGGCAGCCGCTACCGCTTGGACAGTGGGAGGGTTGGCGGTGGCTATCCGCTTGTATAAAGCACCGCGACTGGGAAATATAGGGGCACTTTATATTCCCTTCGGAGTTAAACTTGAGGCAGCCACAATTCTAGCTATGCTCAGGATTGGACTCCCTACGCTAGGAGAACAACTCGCTTTCCAATTCGGAATTTTCTTCTTCGCCCGCATGGTAGTTGGGTTGGGAACCACTAACTATGCCGCCCATAATGCCATAATCAGTATAGATAGCATAGCTTTTTTACCGGGTATGGGTTTTGGGATAGCAGCTACGGTGCTGGTAGGGCAATGCCTAGGAGCAAACCGTCCCGATCTGGCAAAACGCTATGCTATCACCTCTTACCAGTTGGGACTGGTTTTTATGACATTTATGGGTATCACCTTTGTACTTTTCCCTCAATTTTTTCTAAGTATATTGGTAAACGACCCCAATGTAATCGAAGCCGCTACCAATCCTCTACGCATTGCGGGAATGTTTGACCCGTTGCTGGCAACCGTCTTTATCTTCATCGGCGTGCTACGTGGCGCAGGCGATACCCGCTATCCGATGTACGCCCGGATAATTTCATCCTGTGGAGTACGCTTCATCCTCGGGTACATCTTTATTGAATTGATCGGGTTGAGCTTATATGGAGCGCGTCTAGCTATGGGTTTGGACTCGGTTGTGCTATCAATAATGGTGGTATGGCGTTTCAAAAGCGGACGATGGCAAAGCGCCATCAAAGACGAACCCGAACAACTAGAGGAATCTTCACTTCCCCAACTTGCAGCCATCCAATCTTCTGCTAATGAATAA
- a CDS encoding complex I 24 kDa subunit family protein, with product MSLTVFNNGGAGSSIELAKANAILDKYDSWDIKREALIPVLQDFQHEYGYIPAPIAALIGQRLDLTLPEIYGVATFYTDFKVLQKAEHRILLCEGIACYMCGSKGLGKLVKEKLGIEHTEVTPDGKWTVERANWCFGACNLMPIVEIDHTVYGNVTAEKLSQLIDDINAGKIKEHHH from the coding sequence TTGTCTCTCACAGTTTTCAACAATGGTGGTGCCGGCAGTAGTATAGAGCTTGCCAAAGCCAATGCTATACTGGATAAGTACGATTCGTGGGATATCAAACGCGAAGCTTTAATACCAGTTCTTCAGGATTTCCAGCACGAATATGGTTACATTCCCGCGCCAATTGCTGCTCTTATCGGTCAGCGATTGGATCTTACCCTTCCTGAAATCTATGGGGTAGCTACTTTCTACACTGACTTTAAAGTTCTCCAGAAAGCCGAACATCGTATCCTGCTGTGCGAAGGCATTGCATGTTATATGTGTGGTTCGAAGGGGCTAGGTAAGCTCGTTAAGGAAAAACTAGGTATCGAACATACCGAAGTTACTCCAGACGGAAAGTGGACGGTTGAGCGGGCTAACTGGTGCTTTGGGGCATGCAACTTGATGCCGATAGTAGAAATTGATCACACGGTTTATGGCAATGTGACTGCTGAAAAGCTAAGCCAATTGATTGATGATATCAATGCAGGCAAAATTAAAGAGCATCATCACTAG
- a CDS encoding SDR family oxidoreductase → MDFGIKGKVALVVASSSGIGKAVAMELAKEGAKLSLCARNEARLLAAAQEISAATGVEILAVPADVTKASDVESLVNKTVARFGQIDILVNNAGGPPTGAFESFNDEEWAKAIELNLLSTVRLTREVLPHMKKTGAGRIINITSMTVKQPLEGFVLSNSVRAGVTGLAKTLSNELAKHNITVNCVLPGWTATDRVLEIQKARAKRENRTEEDIRTEIERSIPIGRMAEPEEFGATVAFLASERASYITGVSLQVDGGFIKGLI, encoded by the coding sequence ATGGACTTTGGAATAAAAGGCAAAGTGGCGCTTGTAGTTGCATCAAGTAGCGGAATTGGCAAAGCGGTTGCAATGGAACTTGCAAAAGAAGGAGCTAAGCTGAGTTTGTGCGCACGCAACGAGGCGCGATTATTGGCAGCAGCACAGGAAATCAGCGCTGCCACCGGAGTCGAAATACTGGCAGTTCCGGCGGATGTCACCAAAGCTTCAGATGTGGAAAGTTTGGTTAACAAAACAGTGGCACGGTTCGGGCAGATAGATATTCTGGTCAACAACGCGGGAGGCCCACCAACCGGGGCATTCGAATCGTTCAACGATGAAGAGTGGGCTAAAGCCATCGAGCTTAACCTGCTAAGTACAGTTCGCTTAACTCGCGAAGTATTACCGCACATGAAGAAAACAGGGGCTGGGCGTATTATTAATATTACCTCGATGACCGTAAAGCAACCTCTTGAAGGCTTTGTACTCTCCAACTCGGTCAGGGCAGGCGTAACAGGTTTGGCAAAAACCCTATCAAACGAACTGGCAAAACACAACATTACAGTCAATTGTGTTTTACCGGGCTGGACAGCTACCGATCGCGTGTTGGAAATTCAGAAAGCACGCGCCAAGCGAGAGAACCGCACCGAAGAAGATATACGCACTGAAATTGAACGCTCCATTCCAATTGGTCGCATGGCTGAGCCTGAAGAGTTTGGCGCAACTGTTGCTTTTCTGGCAAGCGAACGAGCCAGCTATATCACCGGGGTATCCTTACAGGTGGACGGTGGTTTCATTAAGGGCTTAATTTAA
- a CDS encoding molybdopterin-dependent oxidoreductase translates to MADATQGVQLVKVTIDNVEVSVPKGTFAIEAAKRAGIYISNMCAHPDVRPFGSCRMCTVGTVSKWGFDFEISCALECKDGMVIFTENSNDQVREVKQFILESLLIDHPLDCPICPSSGACDLQNATWHYGISENRLARPKDWYEVDYLSPAIVIKRDRCVNCGQCVRVCEELVGAKALCFANRGIESYIDSAWGGDLTTTTPCTSCGMCVEVCPVGCLMHVQFENTFLNWNLKRTPTTCNYCSTGCQVNLEAEVNTGLIEKITFNEAAGVGDGRSCVKGRYGHQYINSKDRLTSPLMRKGEEFVEISWDQAYNEILNRLNKYKGDQFAAIASGKLTNEENYLLQKFTRGVMNSNNIDNSIRFNHGASINALLSQFGMFGMTNTVHDVKDYSGCMLIAGSDLENTAPVISYHWQEAVQRRKALKVIVVDPRPSRWTERAHLWLQIKPGTDAALFNGLAYIIFKENLLNTDFISARTTDFEAWKSSLSEYTPEKVSAITGVPAAKLLEAARLYATGGAGKGNTGKDGKYPASAIVYGTGITQWTNGVENVHTLANLTLLTGNLGRQGGGLNGILDQANDQGAADMGCLPDFLPGYVPVTNNEGRAVLETLWFGQANEAIPAKPGLKFMDIFKAAEAGQVKALYIVGENPLVTAPNLQLIQRALEKVELLIVQDLFMSETAKFADFILPAAGHAEKDGTYTSTERRVSRVRKALSAPGIAKPDWKILTELLNRPGFANNYKSAADILEEIARTNRLYQGVTLQKLERSRTISTFKPGLLFPGADYSRKYPYALTRFGPQTPVSTEGVAEDGTPILFKDKFATASGKARFVVARYNASKTTVSRDYPLILSVGRASYANDRSGVMLRRNYVPEALDPEPELEINEVEAKKLNIESGDIVKVASAYGAIEIKAKVTDTQPRGYVFMPWMFREAPGFVVTSRATDERSGSPELKNTAVSVQFVRKSLAGLLQTAEGLQVVPSRS, encoded by the coding sequence ATGGCTGATGCGACCCAGGGTGTGCAACTGGTCAAAGTAACTATAGATAATGTCGAGGTAAGTGTGCCGAAAGGTACATTCGCGATTGAAGCGGCTAAGAGAGCGGGTATTTATATATCCAACATGTGCGCTCACCCCGATGTACGTCCCTTCGGCTCTTGCCGTATGTGCACGGTAGGTACAGTTAGCAAGTGGGGGTTTGACTTTGAAATCTCCTGCGCCTTAGAGTGCAAAGACGGCATGGTAATCTTTACCGAAAACAGCAATGACCAAGTACGCGAAGTCAAGCAGTTTATTCTCGAATCTCTATTGATAGACCACCCGCTCGATTGCCCCATTTGCCCTTCCAGCGGCGCATGCGATCTACAAAATGCAACTTGGCACTATGGCATAAGCGAAAACCGCCTGGCACGTCCAAAAGACTGGTATGAGGTGGATTATCTCAGCCCTGCTATTGTTATCAAGCGCGATCGCTGCGTGAATTGCGGGCAATGTGTGCGTGTTTGCGAAGAACTGGTCGGTGCAAAAGCCCTGTGTTTCGCCAATCGCGGTATTGAATCTTACATCGACTCAGCTTGGGGCGGAGACCTCACCACTACAACCCCCTGCACCAGTTGCGGTATGTGCGTAGAAGTTTGCCCGGTAGGTTGTCTGATGCATGTGCAATTTGAAAATACCTTCTTGAACTGGAATCTCAAACGCACGCCCACTACTTGTAACTATTGCAGTACAGGTTGCCAAGTGAATCTTGAAGCCGAGGTAAATACCGGGCTGATAGAAAAAATAACCTTCAACGAAGCAGCAGGCGTAGGCGATGGACGCTCATGCGTAAAAGGTCGCTACGGACACCAATATATCAATAGCAAAGACCGTTTGACCTCACCGTTGATGCGCAAGGGCGAAGAATTTGTCGAAATAAGCTGGGATCAGGCTTATAACGAAATTCTAAATCGCCTCAACAAATATAAGGGTGATCAATTCGCGGCAATTGCCAGCGGGAAACTCACCAACGAAGAGAATTATCTTCTCCAAAAATTCACTCGTGGCGTGATGAACTCGAATAATATCGACAACTCAATCCGGTTCAATCACGGGGCATCAATAAACGCGCTGCTAAGCCAGTTCGGTATGTTTGGAATGACCAACACCGTACACGATGTGAAAGATTATTCCGGTTGCATGCTTATCGCTGGTTCAGACCTAGAAAATACCGCTCCGGTTATTAGCTACCACTGGCAAGAAGCAGTACAACGGCGCAAAGCTTTGAAAGTTATAGTGGTTGACCCACGCCCTTCCCGCTGGACTGAACGCGCCCATCTGTGGTTGCAAATCAAGCCGGGAACTGATGCCGCGCTGTTTAACGGTCTCGCCTACATCATCTTCAAAGAAAACTTGTTAAACACTGATTTTATCTCGGCACGTACCACCGACTTTGAAGCTTGGAAATCCTCGCTGTCTGAATACACGCCAGAGAAAGTAAGCGCGATTACTGGTGTTCCGGCGGCTAAATTGCTGGAAGCGGCGCGTCTATATGCTACCGGAGGTGCTGGTAAAGGCAACACGGGCAAGGATGGGAAATATCCAGCATCTGCCATAGTCTACGGTACTGGCATTACACAATGGACTAATGGCGTTGAGAATGTGCATACGTTGGCAAACCTAACCCTGTTAACCGGAAACCTTGGACGACAAGGCGGCGGTTTGAACGGTATTCTTGATCAAGCAAATGATCAGGGTGCTGCGGATATGGGATGCTTACCGGATTTCTTGCCCGGCTATGTACCCGTTACCAACAATGAAGGTCGCGCGGTACTGGAAACCCTATGGTTCGGACAAGCCAATGAAGCTATACCGGCTAAACCGGGCTTGAAATTTATGGATATTTTCAAAGCCGCCGAAGCCGGACAAGTTAAAGCATTGTACATTGTAGGTGAGAACCCGCTGGTAACTGCGCCTAATCTGCAATTGATACAAAGGGCACTCGAAAAGGTAGAACTGTTAATTGTACAAGACCTTTTCATGAGTGAAACTGCCAAATTTGCCGATTTCATTCTCCCTGCCGCTGGTCATGCCGAGAAAGATGGTACTTATACAAGTACCGAACGCCGAGTCAGCCGAGTTCGCAAAGCATTGTCAGCTCCGGGAATTGCGAAACCGGACTGGAAAATCCTGACCGAACTGCTAAATCGTCCCGGTTTCGCCAATAACTATAAATCGGCAGCCGACATTCTCGAAGAAATTGCACGGACGAACAGGTTGTATCAAGGTGTTACACTCCAGAAATTAGAGCGAAGTCGCACTATTTCCACCTTCAAGCCGGGTTTGTTGTTCCCGGGAGCAGATTATAGTCGCAAATATCCTTATGCTTTAACCCGCTTTGGTCCACAGACTCCGGTTAGCACCGAGGGAGTAGCCGAAGACGGTACACCGATCCTGTTCAAAGACAAATTTGCAACGGCATCGGGTAAAGCAAGGTTTGTAGTAGCGCGCTACAATGCCAGCAAAACAACCGTAAGCCGTGATTACCCGCTAATCCTGTCGGTAGGGCGTGCTTCCTACGCCAACGACCGCAGCGGGGTAATGCTGCGCCGCAATTACGTGCCTGAAGCGCTCGATCCTGAACCGGAGTTGGAGATTAATGAGGTTGAAGCGAAGAAACTCAATATCGAAAGTGGCGATATTGTAAAAGTTGCTTCGGCTTATGGTGCAATTGAAATCAAAGCTAAAGTCACCGACACTCAACCGCGAGGTTATGTATTTATGCCTTGGATGTTCCGTGAAGCGCCCGGTTTCGTGGTCACAAGCCGCGCTACTGACGAGCGTAGCGGTTCTCCTGAGCTTAAAAATACCGCTGTTTCGGTACAATTCGTGCGGAAAAGCCTTGCCGGATTGCTGCAAACTGCAGAAGGTTTACAGGTAGTACCAAGCCGCTCATAA
- a CDS encoding LysM peptidoglycan-binding domain-containing protein, translating into MTETSANDINALLVQGFKAAKEGKREEAYNLFCNVVNLDSNNEHGWLYRAATTDDLSEGYVCLQRVLSINPNNAKAQRGIERIKARLDEEAQETGKPAETSAQVPETTTQENLRVGEQELVSGLGVSDTHVEKQSQDFDNVQTSQTSRMNLSNMSSGTPTVSFRQPPGPAIPPFTSPPPVQAEEVEEPSYASKDTVPTFSIPSLQVDYSAAEEDIPPIITPPTYSQRAKGAYEEPGLDSLRAEIGGRNKKKEKPQLQAFGGGTATSLDRSGRERQTKQRRRLLLILITLIVAFILLAAVVSYRNRNQTTADNSNDSATGVVATTVATTISTTASLATTAAPATTNAVVTTVAATTAPATTAAPVVTTAAPATTAAQAPATPRPIIRVIVSGDNLTTIAKQYNTSVEAIVAANSNPAAVGSNIPLITGPSNNLQIYFNTKLVIPVNQPNFRGKAVVLKAGETVESIAQQYKVAASDILKLTGLTAPGDAKVGDALLLP; encoded by the coding sequence GTGACAGAAACGAGCGCAAACGATATTAATGCTCTGTTGGTGCAGGGCTTTAAGGCTGCGAAAGAGGGAAAACGTGAGGAAGCGTATAACCTTTTCTGCAACGTGGTCAACCTTGACTCAAATAATGAACACGGTTGGCTGTATCGAGCCGCAACCACAGATGACCTTTCGGAGGGATATGTTTGCTTACAACGAGTGTTGAGCATTAATCCTAACAACGCAAAAGCTCAGCGTGGCATCGAGCGAATCAAAGCCCGATTAGATGAGGAAGCACAAGAAACTGGCAAACCCGCCGAAACTTCTGCACAAGTGCCAGAAACCACCACACAAGAGAACCTTAGAGTAGGGGAACAAGAATTAGTTTCGGGGCTTGGTGTGAGTGATACACATGTAGAAAAGCAATCCCAAGACTTTGATAATGTTCAAACCAGCCAAACCTCCCGGATGAATCTGAGCAATATGTCATCTGGCACGCCTACCGTCTCATTTCGCCAACCACCCGGTCCTGCAATACCGCCATTTACCAGCCCACCTCCGGTTCAAGCAGAAGAAGTGGAGGAGCCAAGTTACGCCAGTAAGGATACCGTCCCTACTTTTAGCATTCCAAGCTTGCAAGTTGATTACTCTGCCGCAGAGGAAGATATACCACCGATAATTACTCCTCCAACCTATAGCCAACGTGCCAAAGGAGCTTATGAAGAACCCGGTTTGGACTCTTTAAGGGCTGAAATAGGAGGACGCAACAAGAAGAAGGAAAAACCGCAGCTTCAGGCTTTTGGAGGCGGCACTGCCACCAGCCTCGACCGCAGCGGCAGAGAACGTCAGACTAAACAGCGACGAAGATTATTACTGATATTAATTACCTTGATTGTTGCGTTTATTCTTTTAGCAGCAGTTGTTTCATATCGCAACCGTAATCAGACGACGGCTGATAATAGCAATGATAGCGCAACTGGCGTAGTGGCAACGACTGTGGCTACCACTATATCCACTACTGCTTCGCTCGCTACTACCGCCGCACCTGCAACTACCAATGCGGTTGTGACTACTGTAGCGGCTACCACTGCGCCCGCTACAACTGCCGCACCCGTTGTTACCACTGCCGCTCCAGCAACTACCGCGGCACAAGCTCCTGCGACTCCCCGACCAATAATCAGGGTGATTGTAAGCGGTGACAACCTGACCACTATAGCAAAACAATACAATACCTCGGTTGAGGCGATTGTGGCTGCGAATAGCAACCCGGCGGCAGTCGGTTCGAATATCCCGCTAATCACGGGTCCGAGCAACAATCTGCAGATTTACTTCAATACTAAGCTCGTTATTCCGGTTAATCAGCCTAATTTCCGGGGTAAGGCAGTGGTACTTAAAGCAGGCGAAACAGTTGAAAGTATCGCCCAGCAATACAAAGTAGCCGCATCCGACATCCTTAAGCTGACCGGATTGACTGCACCGGGTGATGCTAAAGTTGGCGACGCGCTGTTATTGCCTTAG
- a CDS encoding NADH-ubiquinone oxidoreductase-F iron-sulfur binding region domain-containing protein, whose protein sequence is MNRQQFHELQARLAGQRKALFENNTVIQVMMDGGSILSGAKQTYEYFQKEIVSRGLKNVVVKMVGSFGAMWADPTVFISKPGGPRVLYGFVDTKRAGELLTRFVLGDDPCANWSLGWVSNDPYHYPDFAWAKAPDEEWRGILPIGRTEWGKLQQRISGRNLGFIDPEDIEDYIAIGGYKSLEKALLDMDPQKVIDEVKASKLRGRGGAGFSVGTKWQSTHDETRMPKYVVVNGHEGEPNVFKDRRLFEGDPHSTLEGLLLGCYAAGTGDAYIYVGSEHPLAFKRIGIAVEQARKVGLLGKNILGSNFSCDVKVIIAAGCYISGEASAMLYGIQGLRGMPRVKPPRSYEAGLWAQPTTVNNVESFNNVPEIILRGGAWYAGFGSEKSKGTKLIMLSGPFKRQCLAEVPFGGPISDSINIVGGGSSDPKHPIRAVQTGSVSGGCFPPSMFNIPFDIDAFGKWDCLLGSGSFTAYTDQQCLVDAAYYVLRYNRDESCGKCVPCRIGNEGLTEMLWRIKNGDGKEEDVEKMLQISDLVIEHSICGLGQAAPLPIRNMLKIPEFKAELMEHIINKRCRSNVCSMEHSNFKMLGFGTGVRANHQYK, encoded by the coding sequence ATGAACCGCCAACAATTTCATGAGCTGCAAGCCCGTCTGGCTGGACAGCGTAAGGCGCTTTTTGAAAATAACACCGTCATTCAGGTTATGATGGATGGCGGTTCAATCCTTTCAGGTGCCAAACAGACATATGAGTATTTTCAAAAGGAAATTGTCAGTCGCGGACTGAAAAACGTGGTGGTCAAAATGGTGGGTAGTTTTGGCGCTATGTGGGCTGATCCTACCGTTTTCATCAGCAAACCCGGTGGTCCAAGAGTCCTTTATGGATTTGTAGATACCAAACGAGCAGGTGAATTGCTCACCAGATTTGTACTAGGTGATGACCCTTGCGCTAATTGGTCGCTTGGTTGGGTTTCAAATGACCCCTATCACTATCCAGATTTCGCTTGGGCAAAAGCCCCTGATGAAGAATGGCGAGGCATCTTGCCGATCGGTCGCACCGAATGGGGCAAGTTACAACAGCGCATTTCTGGGCGCAACCTAGGCTTTATTGACCCCGAAGACATCGAGGACTATATCGCAATCGGCGGCTACAAATCGCTGGAAAAAGCGTTACTCGATATGGATCCGCAAAAGGTTATTGACGAGGTTAAAGCCTCCAAATTGCGTGGACGTGGTGGTGCAGGTTTTTCAGTCGGTACTAAATGGCAATCAACCCACGATGAAACCCGCATGCCAAAGTATGTGGTGGTAAACGGGCATGAAGGCGAACCAAACGTATTCAAAGATCGCCGCCTGTTTGAAGGTGACCCTCATTCCACCCTCGAAGGATTACTTCTGGGCTGCTATGCTGCCGGAACTGGAGATGCTTACATCTATGTCGGTTCTGAACACCCCCTAGCCTTCAAACGTATTGGCATCGCGGTGGAACAGGCGCGCAAAGTAGGCTTATTAGGTAAGAACATTCTGGGTAGCAATTTTAGCTGCGATGTAAAGGTAATTATCGCGGCAGGCTGCTATATCTCCGGTGAAGCAAGTGCAATGCTCTACGGTATTCAAGGCTTACGTGGTATGCCCCGTGTAAAGCCGCCTCGTTCCTACGAAGCAGGTTTGTGGGCGCAGCCAACTACCGTTAACAACGTGGAATCTTTCAACAACGTGCCGGAAATCATTCTGAGAGGCGGCGCTTGGTATGCCGGGTTTGGTAGCGAGAAAAGCAAAGGTACTAAGCTAATTATGCTTTCAGGACCTTTCAAGCGGCAGTGCCTAGCAGAAGTCCCCTTTGGCGGTCCTATCTCCGACTCGATTAACATCGTCGGCGGCGGTTCATCAGATCCCAAACATCCGATTAGAGCAGTGCAAACTGGTTCGGTTTCGGGTGGTTGTTTCCCTCCTTCTATGTTCAATATACCCTTTGATATTGATGCTTTTGGCAAATGGGACTGTTTGTTGGGTAGCGGTAGCTTCACTGCCTATACCGATCAGCAGTGTCTCGTGGACGCAGCATACTATGTGCTTCGCTATAATCGCGACGAAAGTTGCGGCAAATGCGTCCCTTGTCGTATTGGCAACGAAGGGCTAACCGAAATGCTCTGGCGTATCAAGAATGGCGACGGCAAGGAAGAAGATGTGGAAAAAATGCTCCAAATCTCCGACCTAGTTATTGAACACTCAATCTGCGGTTTAGGACAAGCAGCGCCGCTGCCAATCCGCAACATGCTCAAGATTCCAGAGTTCAAAGCAGAGTTGATGGAACATATAATCAACAAGCGCTGTCGTTCCAATGTTTGCTCGATGGAACACTCTAATTTCAAAATGCTCGGTTTCGGTACCGGGGTACGAGCAAATCACCAGTATAAATAA